From a single Sorghum bicolor cultivar BTx623 chromosome 5, Sorghum_bicolor_NCBIv3, whole genome shotgun sequence genomic region:
- the LOC110435853 gene encoding predicted GPI-anchored protein 58 — MPPRPYVPSAQLVLRLVFMIYYRACRIRVPFDNEHIRDSLLNALRNLLGESRGAGAPVEAGRRRRRRGRRASAPVAPVDPVMGLPANWSPGQGEASVQHLPWCPFQGTAPGPSSWVPVALAAMNPEADPSSSTAPPGFTDTRAAPSSSAGAPSANVVATAAGSPSTPLPNGSATPRPLATIAARRAAPPLRLFSRDAGEILDPAIAAPTPPQPSTPPAVNIADTAGSPTIRRTWISVPHGPSARAQGSPRANGRVRALENGHASPGMSGGGGASSSEGRAPPSA; from the coding sequence ATGCCTCCACGGCCGTACGTACCGTCTGCACAACTCGTTCTTCGCCTCGTCTTCATGATCTACTACCGCGCCTGCCGCATCAGGGTGCCGTTCGACAACGAGCACATCCGGGACTCCCTCCTCAACGCACTGCGGAATCTCCTCGGAGAAAGCCGCGGCGCTGGTGCTCCGGTGGAGGccgggcgtcgtcgtcgtcgacgtggGCGTCGTGCTTCCGCTCCAGTGGCACCGGTTGACCCAGTGATGGGTTTGCCGGCGAACTGGAGTCCTGGACAGGGGGAGGCCTCCGTCCAGCACCTCCCCTGGTGCCCGTTCCAGGGAACGGCGCCGGGACCGTCCTCCTGGGTGCCCGTGGCGCTCGCCGCCATGAACCCGGAGGCCGATCCATCGTCTTCGACCGCACCGCCTGGCTTCACCGACACCAGGGCAGCGCCATCGTCTTCGGCTGGGGCTCCTTCCGCGAACGTGGTGGCTACTGCAGCCGGTTCCCCGTCGACCCCGCTGCCGAACGGATCGGCGACTCCTCGGCCGCTCGCGACCATCGCAGCGCGCCGGGCCGCACCTCCGCTCCGCCTCTTCTCCAGGGACGCCGGCGAGATCCTCGACCCCGCCATCGCTGCACCGACTCCACCTCAGCCGTCCACACCCCCGGCCGTCAACATCGCCGACACGGCCGGGAGCCCCACCATCCGTCGCACCTGGATCTCGGTGCCGCACGGCCCGTCAGCGCGTGCGCAGGGAAGCCCTCGCGCGAACGGCCGCGTTCGGGCACTCGAGAACGGGCACGCCAGCCCGGGCATgagtggcggcggtggcgcctcctcctcGGAGGGGCGCGCCCCTCCCTCTGCTTGA
- the LOC8072768 gene encoding nifU-like protein 2, chloroplastic, whose translation MQAAAAAVAWAPGPSASTSSSSSPSAFRVGVPSTAVPASSAPRLVAASAPLGRRRRRQVVQAVANPDPAIKLPLTAENVEMVLDEVRPYLMADGGNVALHEIDGNMVRLKLQGACGSCPASVTTMKMGIERRLMEKIPEIVAVEPIADEETGLELNQENIEKVLDEIRPYLAGTGGGELEFVTIEEPIVKVRLTGPAAGVMTVRVALTQKLREKIPKIAAVQLLP comes from the exons atgcaggcggcggcggcggccgtggcGTGGGCGCCGGGCCCGTCGGCGTCCACCTCCTCATCGTCCTCGCCCTCCGCCTTCAGG GTGGGGGTTCCGTCGACGGCCGTGCCGGCTTCTTCCGCGCCTAGGCTTGTTGCCGCCTCCGCGCccctgggtcgtcgacggcggcggcaag TGGTTCAAGCTGTTGCCAATCCAGACCCTGCAATCAAGCTGCCATTGACTGCTGAAAATGTTGAGATGGTGTTGGATGAAGTAAGGCCGTATCTTATGGCAGACGGAGGCAATGTTGCGTTGCATGAGATTGATGGGAACATGGTAAGGTTAAAGCTGCAAGGAGCATGTGGGTCGTGCCCAGCTTCAGTAACAACGATGAAGATGGGTATTGAGCGGCGCTTGATGGAGAAAATACCGGAGATTGTTGCGGTTGAGCCCATCGCGGATGAGGAGACTGGCCTTGAGTTGAACCAAGAGAACATTGAAAAG GTACTTGACGAGATTAGGCCATACCTTGCTGGCACAGGAGGTGGCGAGCTTGAGTTTGTCACAATCGAGGAGCCTATTGTCAAGGTTAGGCTTACAGGCCCAGCTGCTGGTGTGATGACTGTCCGAGTAGCGTTGACTCAGAAGCTCCGTGAGAAGATCCCTAAAATTGCAGCTGTCCAGCTATTGCCATAA
- the LOC8079735 gene encoding MLO-like protein 4, which yields MAAEQEGRSLAETPTWSVATVTTLMVAACFLVERSLSRFAKWLRKTKRKAMLAALEKIREELMLLGVISLLLSQTARFISEICVPSSLFTSRFYICSEKDYEDLLRNTDANQTALGKSMFGGQRLHVCSEGHEPFVSYEGLEQLHRFLFILGITHVLYSFVTVVLSMIKIYSWRKWETLAGPIAAEELKARRTKVMRRQSTFVFKNASHPWSKNKVLIWMLCFLRQFKGSITRSDYLALRLGFVTYHKLPHSYDFHKYMVRSMEDDYNGTIGISWPLWAYAIVCIFINIHGINIYFWLSFVPVVLVLLVGTELQHVIAQLALEVAEATAPYVGSQLKLRDDLFWFGKPRVLWWLIQFISFQNAFELATFLWSLWELSAHTCFMKHYYMVAIRLISGLLVQFWCSYSTLPLNVIISQMGSKFKKSLVSENVRESLHSWCKRVKDRSRHGNLTTRSVCSLDTTYETDHETNTVCTLSRTASATSLDDQLTVATVDDEPSCIEKDV from the exons ATGGCGGCGGAGCAGGAGGGGCGGTCGCTGGCGGAGACGCCCACCTGGTCCGTGGCCACCGTCACCACGCTCATGGTCGCCGCCTGCTTCCTCGTCGAGCGCTCCCTCTCGCGCTTCGCCAAG TGGCTGCGCAAGACCAAGCGGAAGGCCATGCTCGCCGCGCTCGAGAAGATCCGCGAAG AGCTGATGCTGCTCGGAGTCATCTCGCTGCTGCTCAGCCAGACGGCGCGCTTCATATCGGAGATCTGCGTGCCGTCCTCGCTCTTCACCAGCCGCTTCTACATCTGCTCCGAGAAAGACTACGAGGACCTGCTGCGCAACACGGACGCCAACCAGACGGCGCTTGGCAAGAGCATGTTCGGTGGCCAGCGGCTGCATGTCTGCAGCGAG GGCCATGAACCTTTTGTTTCGTACGAGGGCCTCGAGCAGCTGCACCGGTTTCTGTTCATCCTTGGTATCACTCATGTGTTGTACAGTTTTGTGACAGTGGTTCTGTCCATGATTAAG ATCTATAGCTGGAGGAAATGGGAAACCTTAGCAGGTCCAATTGCTGCTGAGGAATTGAAAG CTAGGAGAACAAAGGTGATGAGAAGGCAGTCTACCTTTGTTTTTAAAAATGCTTCTCATCCATGGAGCAAAAATAAAGTACTTATTTGGATG CTCTGTTTTCTGCGTCAATTCAAGGGCTCCATAACAAGGTCAGACTATTTGGCACTGAGGTTGGGCTTTGTCACG TATCACAAGCTACCACATTCATATGACTTCCATAAATACATGGTACGGAGCATGGAAGATGATTACAATGGGACTATTGGTATCAG CTGGCCACTTTGGGCATATGCGATTGTCTGCATATTCATCAATATTCATG GTATCAATATATATTTCTGGTTATCCTTTGTTCCTGTTGTT CTGGTGCTTCTAGTGGGTACTGAACTTCAGCACGTCAtcgctcagttggctctggaagtTGCTGAGGCAACAGCGCCTTATGTTGGCTCACAACTCAAACTGCGTGATGATCTCTTTTGGTTTGGAAAGCCACGGGTACTCTGGTGGCTTATACAGTTCATTTCATTTCAG AATGCTTTTGAGCTGGCAACATTCTTATGGTCTCTG TGGGAACTCAGTGCACACACATGCTTCATGAAGCACTACTACATGGTTGCCATTCGGTTGATTTCTGG GCTCCTAGTTCAGTTTTGGTGCAGCTACAGCACACTGCCACTGAATGTGATTATTTCTCAG ATGGGTTCCAAGTTCAAGAAATCACTGGTCTCGGAGAACGTGAGGGAGTCGCTTCACAGCTGGTGCAAGAGGGTCAAGGACAGGAGCCGGCACGGGAACCTCACGACCAGATCCGTCTGCTCCCTGGACACCACCTACGAGACGGACCACGAGACGAACACGGTGTGCACGCTGTCGAGGACGGCGTCGGCGACGTCGCTCGACGACCAGCTCACCGTGGCCACCGTCGACGACGAGCCGTCCTGCATCGAGAAAGATGTCTGA
- the LOC110435794 gene encoding uncharacterized protein LOC110435794, whose translation MPSLWPTKKKRAARGSPAARRPWSRRRGSKKKKSSSLGALWRRMVGPRRGTTRTRTRTRGKKPAGMLSRAARVLSCGRRSY comes from the coding sequence ATGCCGTCGCTGTGGCCGACGAAGAAGAAGCGGGCGGCGCGGGGCTCGCCGGCGGCCCGCCGGCCGTGGTCGCGCCGCCGCGggagcaagaagaagaagtcgtCGTCGCTGGGCGCGCTGTGGCGGCGGATGGTGGGCCCGCGCAGGGGGACGACCCGGACCCGGACCCGGACGCGGGGGAAGAAGCCGGCGGGGATGCTCTCGCGCGCCGCGCGGGTGCTCTCCTGCGGCCGCCGCTCCTACTGA
- the LOC110435673 gene encoding uncharacterized protein LOC110435673 yields the protein MKTDSHETNMKHEVKTNERMKHYKVICFLGVALLTWIDKAVLLNRLNEYNNVAAQVCTIYFTFALVSMLLGLTASSFPDSALCAKTVSSNGALQAFLFLNIVMHLHNIEFYPEFFHLGVSWMLTSLVFCIYWAM from the exons ATGAAGACGGATAGTCATGAGACAAACATGAAACATGAg GTGAAGACCAATGAGAGGATGAAGCACTACAAGGTCATCTGTTTTCTTGGTGTAGCTTTGCTTACATGGATCGACAAGGCAGTACTTCTCAACCGACTGAACGAGTACAACAATGTAGCTGCCCAAGTCTGCACAATCTACTTCACTTTTGCTCTAGTTTCCATGTTGCTGGGGTTGACTGCGTCTTCGTTCCCCGACTCTGCTCTCTGTGCTAAGACAGTTTCGAGCAATGGAGCTTTGCAGGCCTTTTTGTTTTTAAACATAGTTATGCACTTGCACAATATAGAGTTCTATCCAGAATTTTTCCACCTAGGAGTCTCATGGATGCTCACATCCTTGGTCTTTTGTATCTACTGGGCAATGTAA